In one window of Halomarina pelagica DNA:
- a CDS encoding formate/nitrite transporter family protein, protein MSDESEDPPPVVRSQDRAASGVPAAGWALGDRFSWNEIHQRLLASADEEIASTLSELFFSGFTAGFAIVLTFIGYTVGTATFPNNRFLAAVLYPIGFMYIILGRYELYTETTLPPVKLVLTRLASLPLLLRMWSVVLLANVIGAAFGAFILANTHVLTPAEMEVGAEFLQHGLELGWWDLFFKALFAGWLVAGVVWLHTAARDTISRVVITYLVFYTIPVLGLYHVVSSGAEALFVVFLKTPSPGVFTLIYEFWLPILLGNTTGGVVLVALASYAQAVRRRYPEIRVLSTREMLFSLKGGRPFETPRPGIQLPENGGGPEEESDTTR, encoded by the coding sequence ATGAGCGACGAATCCGAGGACCCGCCACCAGTCGTCCGATCCCAGGACCGGGCTGCGTCCGGCGTCCCGGCAGCGGGCTGGGCACTCGGTGATCGCTTCTCGTGGAACGAAATCCATCAACGGCTGCTCGCGTCCGCCGACGAGGAAATCGCCAGCACGCTCTCGGAACTGTTTTTCAGCGGTTTCACCGCCGGCTTCGCGATCGTCTTGACGTTCATCGGCTACACGGTCGGGACCGCGACGTTCCCAAACAATAGATTCCTCGCCGCAGTGCTGTATCCGATCGGGTTCATGTACATCATTCTCGGACGGTACGAACTGTACACCGAGACCACTCTCCCACCGGTCAAGCTGGTGCTGACCCGGTTGGCCAGTCTCCCCTTGCTGTTACGCATGTGGAGCGTCGTCCTGCTGGCGAATGTCATCGGTGCCGCGTTCGGCGCGTTCATCCTCGCAAACACGCACGTACTTACGCCGGCAGAGATGGAGGTCGGAGCCGAATTCCTCCAGCACGGTCTCGAACTGGGCTGGTGGGACCTATTCTTCAAGGCCTTATTCGCGGGGTGGCTTGTTGCTGGCGTGGTGTGGCTCCATACGGCTGCGCGAGACACGATCTCGCGTGTCGTAATCACCTATCTCGTCTTCTACACGATTCCCGTCCTCGGCCTGTACCACGTCGTGAGTTCGGGCGCTGAAGCACTCTTCGTCGTGTTTCTCAAGACGCCGAGTCCGGGGGTATTCACCCTGATTTATGAGTTCTGGCTTCCGATCTTGCTTGGCAACACGACTGGTGGCGTCGTATTGGTCGCGCTCGCGAGCTACGCGCAAGCCGTGAGACGCCGGTATCCGGAGATTCGGGTTCTGTCGACCCGGGAGATGCTGTTCAGTTTGAAAGGCGGTCGCCCGTTCGAAACGCCGAGACCGGGCATCCAGTTACCGGAAAACGGTGGTGGACCCGAGGAGGAATCCGACACAACTAGGTGA